A stretch of the Bacillus sp. FJAT-18017 genome encodes the following:
- a CDS encoding alkaline phosphatase PhoX, giving the protein MDTKETSKNGLDRRAFLKAGGMGTLALTLGSTGVLTLGSKVLADKNDNPTSGFGGYGPLVPDPNGILDLPKGFHYKIISREGEAMTDGSKIPGAFDGMAAFEGPNNTTILVRNHELSNSAENPVVGKNPYDAAAAGGTTALVVGANREVIKEYVTSSGTIRNCAGGATPWGTWLTCEETRTSTHGYVFEVDPTQPENELSRTPIKEMGRFSHEACAIDPSTGYVYLTEDASPSYFYRFIPNDTSQTVGSLHKGGKLYAAAIEKVTDPKASTFKTGQTFQIVWKEVDPHLCREEAKAQNCIEFSRLEGAFFQSGVFWFDDTSAGEKKLGRVYRYIPHTNTLELFYEGNDAKDMEYPDNISMTPWGDLWIAEDGSGQDRLLGITPEGNVYVFAANRLSDSELAGPTFSPDGKTLFLNIQDPGKTFAIWGPFQRRNSARAREMSYATPAKLAPQVSEKVAKAAEAQGMSILEAAAFERAGVDIG; this is encoded by the coding sequence CTTGCTCTTACGCTCGGATCAACTGGTGTTCTTACACTTGGTTCAAAGGTTTTAGCAGATAAGAATGATAATCCTACAAGCGGCTTCGGTGGTTATGGCCCTCTGGTTCCAGATCCAAATGGAATTCTTGATCTTCCAAAAGGCTTCCACTACAAAATCATTTCCAGAGAAGGCGAAGCGATGACCGATGGAAGCAAAATTCCTGGAGCGTTTGATGGAATGGCAGCTTTTGAAGGACCAAATAATACAACGATTCTTGTTCGTAACCATGAATTAAGTAATAGCGCAGAAAATCCTGTAGTCGGAAAAAATCCATACGATGCGGCGGCCGCAGGCGGAACAACGGCTCTCGTTGTAGGTGCCAATCGTGAGGTTATCAAAGAATATGTAACATCTTCCGGAACAATCCGAAATTGTGCTGGCGGAGCGACGCCATGGGGTACATGGTTGACCTGTGAAGAAACCCGTACCTCAACACATGGTTATGTATTTGAAGTAGATCCAACACAGCCGGAGAACGAATTGTCCAGAACTCCTATTAAGGAAATGGGGCGTTTCTCACACGAAGCATGTGCAATTGATCCATCAACCGGGTATGTATACTTAACTGAAGATGCCAGCCCAAGCTACTTCTACCGTTTCATTCCGAATGACACCAGCCAAACAGTAGGCTCTTTACATAAAGGCGGTAAGCTTTATGCGGCGGCGATTGAAAAAGTAACAGATCCAAAAGCAAGCACGTTTAAAACCGGGCAAACATTCCAAATCGTTTGGAAGGAAGTTGATCCTCACTTATGCCGCGAGGAAGCTAAGGCTCAAAACTGTATCGAATTCTCTAGACTAGAGGGAGCGTTCTTCCAAAGCGGAGTCTTCTGGTTCGATGACACATCAGCCGGCGAGAAAAAGCTTGGACGCGTGTACCGTTATATTCCTCACACAAATACATTGGAATTGTTTTATGAGGGAAATGACGCCAAAGATATGGAATATCCAGATAATATCAGCATGACTCCTTGGGGCGACCTTTGGATTGCGGAAGATGGTTCAGGCCAAGACAGGCTACTCGGAATTACACCAGAAGGAAACGTCTATGTTTTTGCCGCCAACCGCTTAAGTGATTCTGAATTGGCAGGCCCAACCTTCTCGCCAGATGGAAAAACACTTTTCCTCAATATCCAGGACCCAGGCAAAACCTTTGCAATCTGGGGACCGTTCCAACGTAGAAACTCGGCACGCGCAAGGGAAATGTCCTATGCAACTCCTGCGAAACTCGCACCGCAAGTTTCAGAAAAAGTGGCTAAAGCAGCCGAAGCACAAGGCATGTCCATCCTCGAAGCAGCTGCATTCGAACGCGCTGGGGTGGATATTGGATAA
- a CDS encoding peptidase E: MKQIIALGGGGFSMEPENPLLDQYILKQSHQSKPKVCFVPTASGDADGYTSRFYRYFGNLECETSHLSLFNPPTRDLEGFVLDKDIIFVGGGNTKNLLVLWKEWGLDHILKKAWEQGTILSGVSAGSICWFEEGVTDSYGDGLEPLDALGFLPGSNCPHYDGESNRRPAYQSFISGNILKPGIAADDGVAIHYIGQEIHKIVSSRPNAKAYKVYMDKEIHETELETEYLG; encoded by the coding sequence ATGAAGCAAATTATCGCCCTTGGTGGCGGAGGCTTTTCTATGGAGCCGGAGAACCCTTTACTAGACCAATATATTTTAAAGCAATCACATCAAAGTAAGCCGAAAGTTTGCTTTGTGCCTACAGCCAGCGGTGATGCAGATGGGTATACATCACGGTTCTATCGTTATTTTGGAAACCTCGAATGTGAAACCTCGCATTTATCGTTATTCAATCCGCCAACAAGGGATTTAGAGGGGTTCGTATTGGATAAAGACATTATTTTTGTCGGCGGCGGGAATACGAAGAATTTACTAGTTTTATGGAAGGAATGGGGTCTCGATCATATACTGAAAAAGGCTTGGGAACAAGGTACTATTCTATCTGGAGTCAGTGCAGGTTCCATTTGCTGGTTTGAGGAAGGTGTCACGGATTCTTACGGAGACGGACTCGAACCGTTAGATGCTTTAGGATTTTTACCGGGAAGCAATTGCCCACATTATGATGGTGAATCCAATAGAAGGCCTGCTTATCAATCGTTTATATCAGGAAATATTTTAAAGCCCGGTATCGCGGCCGATGATGGAGTGGCAATTCATTACATTGGCCAGGAAATCCATAAAATCGTGAGCTCAAGGCCTAACGCTAAAGCATATAAGGTTTATATGGACAAAGAAATCCACGAGACTGAACTTGAAACCGAATATCTAGGTTGA
- a CDS encoding response regulator transcription factor: protein MYKILLIEDDPQLCELMKENLERYGYEVHIPEHFSKIEETFNRVNPDLVLLDINLPYYDGYYLCRSFRKQSNVPILVVSARSHEMDQVMAIELGADDYITKPFTFEIPQSKVKASIRRVYGEYAAKDTNTVCVGSLCIDAKALTLTFGHNQVELSKNEYKLLKKLIEHYDEFVSREELIEEVWDSLTFVDDNTLTVNMTRIRHLLSDLGASHVVKSKRGVGYKLSDSFSMRD, encoded by the coding sequence GTGTACAAAATCTTGCTTATTGAGGATGACCCTCAGCTGTGCGAATTGATGAAGGAAAATCTGGAACGGTATGGCTATGAAGTCCATATTCCGGAACATTTTTCAAAAATAGAAGAAACGTTTAACAGGGTGAATCCCGACCTGGTCCTGCTGGATATTAACCTGCCTTACTACGATGGGTATTATTTGTGCAGGAGCTTTCGCAAGCAGTCCAATGTCCCGATTCTGGTGGTTTCGGCGAGGAGCCATGAGATGGACCAGGTTATGGCCATTGAGCTAGGGGCAGATGATTATATTACCAAGCCTTTTACATTTGAAATTCCGCAATCAAAAGTAAAGGCCTCGATCCGAAGGGTTTACGGAGAATACGCAGCCAAGGACACGAATACCGTATGTGTCGGTTCCCTTTGCATTGATGCCAAGGCACTGACTTTAACCTTTGGCCATAACCAGGTTGAGCTATCGAAAAACGAATACAAATTGCTGAAAAAATTGATAGAGCATTACGATGAGTTCGTGTCGAGGGAAGAGCTGATTGAAGAAGTGTGGGATTCGCTCACCTTTGTGGATGACAACACCCTCACAGTGAATATGACGAGAATCAGACATTTGCTGTCAGATTTGGGGGCCAGTCACGTGGTAAAAAGCAAAAGAGGAGTCGGGTACAAACTTTCCGATTCTTTTTCCATGAGGGATTGA
- a CDS encoding sensor histidine kinase: MMQKAIFINFLKDKLPTITLYLACVAAIIIFFHLSEPSNTEIFYPVSIAVFLLAACLAIDWLRYYPANQAIALMLMNQDTELQPHTEEQKAFQKLVHKMTGQYTRKNNELKEQNKERLYFLSHWLHHLKTPVSVIELLTNKGNQAQDDNEIFEKIRHENNRLHTSIQQGLTMIRMEGFENDLEVKSVDLLPSLRKLINDRKKECIYHSIYPSIEFEGESAMIASDPKWNEILLEQIISNAIKYSSPKLGSKKLILQIEKTGKHVSLTVKDEGIGIPAYDLERVFQPFFTGDNGRAHSNSTGIGLYLSKKIAEKLGASINIESEPSKGTAVTIRWLAGTD, encoded by the coding sequence ATGATGCAAAAAGCGATTTTTATAAATTTCTTGAAAGACAAACTCCCGACCATCACACTTTACCTGGCCTGCGTGGCCGCCATCATTATCTTTTTCCATCTTAGTGAACCTTCCAACACGGAGATTTTCTATCCCGTTTCAATTGCCGTTTTTTTATTGGCCGCATGCCTCGCCATCGACTGGCTCCGCTACTACCCTGCCAACCAGGCGATCGCTCTTATGCTGATGAATCAGGATACGGAACTGCAGCCGCATACGGAAGAACAGAAGGCTTTTCAGAAATTAGTACATAAAATGACAGGTCAATACACCCGGAAAAACAATGAATTGAAGGAACAAAATAAAGAGCGGCTCTATTTTCTATCCCACTGGCTGCACCATTTAAAAACGCCTGTGTCGGTAATCGAGCTTCTTACGAACAAAGGAAATCAAGCTCAGGACGACAATGAAATTTTTGAAAAAATAAGGCATGAGAATAATCGGCTGCACACATCTATCCAGCAAGGTCTTACGATGATCAGGATGGAGGGCTTTGAAAACGATCTTGAGGTGAAGTCGGTCGATTTGCTCCCTTCCTTGCGAAAATTAATAAACGACAGAAAAAAAGAATGTATCTATCATTCTATTTACCCGTCCATCGAATTCGAAGGCGAGAGCGCGATGATTGCGTCAGACCCAAAGTGGAACGAGATTTTACTGGAACAGATTATTTCAAACGCAATCAAGTATTCCTCTCCCAAACTCGGGAGCAAAAAGCTCATCCTGCAAATAGAAAAGACCGGTAAGCATGTCAGCTTAACCGTTAAGGATGAAGGGATTGGTATTCCAGCGTATGATCTTGAGCGTGTTTTCCAGCCTTTTTTTACGGGAGATAACGGAAGAGCCCACTCAAACTCCACCGGAATTGGTTTGTATTTGAGCAAGAAAATTGCCGAAAAGCTTGGTGCTTCCATCAACATTGAGTCTGAACCGTCTAAAGGGACCGCCGTCACAATCCGGTGGTTAGCCGGAACCGATTAG
- a CDS encoding ABC transporter ATP-binding protein, giving the protein MVILDVKDIVKIYGGSSGDGSTTALGGVSLSVKEGEFIAVMGPSGSGKTTLLNVLSGIDQPTSGEVVISGQEISEMKGDELALFRRKKLGYVFQDFNLLDSLTVKENILLPMVLEKKTAAEMEEKLGELAKLFEIEHILSKYPYTISGGQQQRTAVSRALVNEPAILFADEPTGNLDSKSSAVIMECFEKIVTELSTTVLLVTHDVFAASYCQKVVFIKDGLIYSTIVKKGSRKEFLNQIMDNLAVLGGKTHDI; this is encoded by the coding sequence ATGGTTATTTTAGATGTGAAGGATATTGTAAAAATATACGGGGGCTCAAGCGGGGATGGCTCGACGACTGCATTGGGCGGGGTGAGTTTGTCTGTTAAAGAAGGAGAGTTCATTGCGGTTATGGGTCCCTCGGGGAGCGGAAAAACGACTCTGCTGAATGTGCTAAGCGGAATTGACCAGCCAACTTCGGGGGAGGTGGTCATCTCAGGTCAGGAAATAAGCGAAATGAAAGGAGATGAACTGGCTCTTTTTCGCAGGAAAAAGCTCGGGTATGTGTTTCAGGACTTCAATCTGCTGGATAGCTTAACGGTAAAAGAAAATATCCTTCTCCCGATGGTGCTTGAGAAAAAGACAGCAGCCGAAATGGAAGAGAAGCTCGGCGAACTGGCGAAGCTTTTTGAAATAGAACATATTCTGTCAAAGTATCCATATACGATTTCCGGCGGCCAGCAGCAGCGGACCGCGGTAAGCAGGGCGCTTGTGAATGAACCGGCGATTCTCTTTGCCGACGAGCCAACCGGGAATCTGGATTCCAAATCATCCGCAGTCATCATGGAGTGTTTTGAAAAAATTGTTACCGAACTTTCCACCACGGTACTGCTCGTGACCCATGATGTATTTGCCGCCAGCTACTGCCAGAAGGTTGTTTTTATCAAAGACGGCCTCATTTACTCGACGATTGTAAAAAAAGGGAGCAGGAAGGAGTTCCTGAATCAAATCATGGATAACCTGGCTGTCCTGGGGGGCAAAACCCATGACATTTAA
- a CDS encoding FtsX-like permease family protein, which produces MTFNGVIWKMAKANYKKYIFYYLCNTFAVMFFFMYSTVYFNGQVEKARKLDGIQDALSVPGVALIVFTIFFIAMAHTIFMKRRRSEFGLFMTLGMSQRDILRLLVLENGVIAASSIATGILAGSVFSRLFFMILMNRVGIEDVSFHISGKMFLYTLGMFLAVFLLAVGNSLFLTLKSSVLLSMKSNRVSETIKLRSPIIGLFGFVVLVGSLVTLYVTYKNSSDGFLPLWTIGVFGGLYITLNQFTSFLIAAAKKIPAFYYRRMLFFTSLDYKFKQLTSIITLVSIMTMITIFYSTLLLTFYLSSEKDAVSSNPYDVAFYQNETKNNLPEEELDAVLNQPEHPIEEHIVIPILSHFQKHPYAQGFEPFSFMGLDDFNTLTSRSATLKDDEYLLYLNMEPQYGDVDVTQSLQLTIDNKKAEYDFKEKVVQKTINPMPNAYEFIVVSQNEFDFLTESLNAYEYNLHLINVADWKATAAAVENLEEKFADYNRSTAPIEDQRTQFTTEEELLQVASKVGDYHNKRNSNGMIFFVTTFLSIMFFFGTFILLYLNLFSEIEEEKAKYRKLYKIGMELKEVKRNISRELITIFFVPTLIGTVLAALYVVILSTDVGGIMNNLDMLYHFFMISFIYLAIQIIYYFYLRNKMMKYLI; this is translated from the coding sequence ATGACATTTAATGGAGTCATTTGGAAGATGGCCAAGGCCAACTATAAAAAGTACATTTTCTATTATTTGTGTAACACCTTTGCCGTTATGTTCTTCTTTATGTACTCAACCGTTTATTTCAACGGCCAGGTTGAGAAGGCAAGAAAGCTCGACGGTATCCAGGATGCCCTGTCGGTTCCGGGGGTTGCCCTGATTGTTTTTACCATCTTCTTCATTGCAATGGCTCACACTATTTTTATGAAAAGAAGGAGAAGTGAATTTGGGCTTTTCATGACGTTGGGCATGTCCCAGCGCGATATTTTGAGATTGCTCGTTTTAGAGAATGGGGTTATTGCGGCCTCTTCGATTGCAACCGGTATACTGGCCGGGTCTGTATTCTCGAGACTGTTTTTCATGATATTAATGAACCGTGTCGGGATTGAGGATGTTTCGTTCCATATAAGCGGCAAAATGTTCCTGTACACACTTGGTATGTTTTTGGCTGTTTTTTTACTCGCGGTAGGGAACTCGCTTTTTCTTACGCTAAAAAGCAGTGTGCTGCTAAGCATGAAGAGCAACAGGGTTTCTGAAACGATAAAACTGAGAAGTCCCATCATCGGCTTATTTGGGTTTGTGGTCTTGGTCGGCTCCTTGGTGACCTTGTATGTTACATATAAGAATTCATCCGACGGGTTTTTGCCGTTATGGACAATCGGCGTTTTTGGGGGTCTGTATATTACGCTAAATCAGTTTACCAGCTTCCTGATTGCAGCCGCTAAGAAAATACCGGCATTTTACTATCGGAGGATGCTGTTTTTTACAAGCCTTGATTACAAGTTTAAACAGCTGACATCTATTATCACGCTTGTTTCCATCATGACGATGATTACGATTTTTTACAGTACCTTACTACTTACGTTCTATTTGTCCTCCGAAAAGGATGCGGTAAGCAGCAATCCTTATGATGTGGCCTTTTACCAGAATGAAACAAAAAATAACCTGCCTGAGGAAGAGCTGGATGCCGTGCTTAACCAGCCCGAACATCCGATTGAAGAACATATCGTCATACCAATTCTTTCGCACTTTCAAAAACATCCATATGCCCAGGGATTTGAACCCTTTTCTTTCATGGGGCTGGATGACTTCAACACGTTAACCTCTCGTTCTGCGACACTGAAGGATGATGAGTATCTCCTCTATTTAAATATGGAGCCCCAATATGGGGACGTCGATGTTACTCAATCCCTACAGCTGACCATTGATAATAAAAAGGCAGAGTATGACTTTAAAGAGAAAGTTGTTCAAAAGACCATCAACCCAATGCCAAATGCATATGAATTTATCGTTGTGAGCCAAAACGAATTTGACTTTCTGACTGAATCGTTGAATGCGTATGAATATAATCTCCATTTAATCAATGTGGCTGACTGGAAGGCAACAGCCGCTGCAGTAGAAAATCTGGAAGAGAAATTTGCCGATTACAATCGGAGTACAGCACCGATTGAGGACCAGCGCACACAGTTTACAACCGAAGAGGAGCTGCTCCAGGTCGCCTCCAAGGTAGGTGATTACCACAACAAGAGGAACTCCAACGGCATGATATTTTTCGTGACTACCTTTTTAAGCATCATGTTCTTTTTTGGAACATTCATCCTTCTGTACCTCAACCTTTTCTCAGAAATTGAGGAGGAAAAAGCTAAATACAGAAAGCTCTATAAAATAGGAATGGAATTGAAGGAGGTAAAGAGAAATATCTCGAGGGAACTGATTACAATTTTCTTTGTTCCAACCCTGATTGGAACCGTATTGGCCGCCCTTTACGTGGTCATCTTGTCTACAGATGTTGGCGGAATCATGAATAACTTAGACATGCTGTATCACTTTTTTATGATTTCATTCATTTATCTAGCCATCCAAATTATTTATTATTTCTATTTAAGGAATAAAATGATGAAGTACTTAATTTAA
- a CDS encoding sensor histidine kinase, whose amino-acid sequence MRRKIIQAEKMDVLSQLAAAVNHEIKNPLTTSRGVLQLLKDDPDLLHEKKEYFLQLALDEIDKVDKVVTDYLTFAKPYTDKSGKFKLEYALSNSIDLISPLASSKNTQIKTNTIPSCTIPGNLEQVTQALVNIFNNSIEANSSMIEIYCEVTDTACKITIEDDGKGIEDEQLKNLGLPFYSNSLEGTGLGMMVVYRIIENLGGNIEVKSTKHLGTKVKLTLPITTPAINPGS is encoded by the coding sequence GTGAGAAGGAAAATTATCCAGGCAGAAAAAATGGACGTCCTAAGTCAGCTGGCAGCGGCTGTAAATCATGAGATTAAAAATCCATTAACAACTTCCAGGGGAGTACTTCAGTTGTTGAAGGATGATCCAGACCTTCTCCACGAAAAGAAGGAATATTTCCTTCAACTAGCGCTAGATGAGATTGATAAGGTGGATAAGGTTGTAACTGATTATTTAACATTTGCAAAGCCATATACAGATAAAAGCGGTAAATTTAAATTAGAATATGCCCTTTCCAATTCAATTGACCTAATAAGCCCGCTTGCTTCCAGCAAAAATACTCAAATAAAAACGAATACTATCCCGTCATGCACTATTCCTGGTAACCTTGAGCAGGTTACCCAAGCCCTGGTCAATATTTTTAATAATAGCATTGAAGCCAATAGCAGCATGATTGAGATTTATTGTGAAGTTACAGATACTGCCTGCAAAATTACAATAGAAGATGACGGGAAAGGGATAGAGGATGAACAACTGAAAAATTTAGGTTTGCCCTTCTATTCAAATTCGTTAGAGGGAACCGGTCTTGGAATGATGGTAGTATACAGAATTATTGAGAACTTGGGTGGAAACATCGAGGTTAAGAGTACTAAACATTTAGGTACGAAAGTGAAACTAACTCTTCCGATAACTACCCCTGCGATAAATCCTGGCTCATGA
- a CDS encoding protein phosphatase 2C domain-containing protein gives MGNSFEDFSWVGSQENFVDQPNVLQLNHIIVGRYGGNSFAGQDKNEDGCFVCLNEKEDWEFVILLDAHNTSESAKLILDQFALKKPKIKILLSLQTNHETFKKLEDEILNVFQCEEFLSLCRKVTGETACLIVARKDKYVWWFSVGDCILYLFHQELAALGQYQLNQRQFYEWIGQVNTFDQEVPCYSVGIRELRQGENCLFLTTDGLIECPNEPYSNPITIYNALNNLNDDESNILSMFINIKNNNVRDSTTVVSWTVTISKEATRPSNQ, from the coding sequence ATGGGTAACTCCTTCGAAGATTTCAGTTGGGTTGGCAGCCAGGAAAATTTCGTTGATCAGCCAAATGTTCTTCAGCTCAATCATATTATAGTGGGGCGTTATGGTGGTAATTCATTTGCAGGACAGGATAAGAATGAAGATGGTTGTTTCGTATGCTTGAATGAAAAGGAAGATTGGGAATTCGTCATTCTCCTTGACGCTCATAATACATCAGAGAGTGCAAAACTAATTTTAGACCAATTCGCTCTTAAAAAGCCCAAGATTAAAATTCTATTATCCTTACAGACAAACCATGAAACTTTTAAAAAATTGGAAGATGAAATATTAAATGTGTTTCAATGTGAAGAGTTCTTATCCCTTTGCCGAAAAGTGACAGGAGAAACTGCTTGTTTAATTGTGGCAAGGAAAGATAAGTATGTGTGGTGGTTTTCGGTCGGTGACTGTATTCTTTATTTATTTCATCAAGAATTAGCTGCATTAGGTCAGTATCAGTTAAATCAAAGACAATTTTATGAATGGATAGGACAAGTCAATACTTTTGACCAAGAGGTTCCTTGTTACTCTGTTGGGATAAGGGAATTAAGACAAGGAGAAAATTGTCTTTTCCTTACCACTGATGGATTAATCGAATGCCCAAATGAACCATATTCAAACCCGATAACCATTTACAATGCACTCAATAACCTTAATGATGATGAAAGTAACATTCTGTCAATGTTCATAAACATCAAGAATAATAATGTCAGAGATAGCACTACGGTGGTCTCTTGGACAGTTACTATTTCAAAGGAAGCAACAAGACCAAGTAATCAGTAG
- a CDS encoding HIT family protein, whose protein sequence is MADCFICKKHAGTISTSGVTIYEDEYVYVGHIDRNGHPNYLGHIMIDLKRHAPTLGDMTMKEAKAFGMIIARVSKALFVSENAEHIYSYVLGDAVPHLHMHLVPRYPNTPKEYWGPNAVYDWEDAPMGNNNDVSKLCNRIKTYLKNTPNG, encoded by the coding sequence TTGGCGGATTGCTTTATTTGTAAAAAACACGCTGGCACTATCTCAACTTCAGGAGTAACGATTTATGAAGACGAATATGTATATGTTGGCCATATTGATAGAAATGGACATCCCAATTATTTAGGCCATATTATGATTGACCTTAAACGACATGCTCCAACACTTGGGGATATGACTATGAAAGAAGCAAAGGCTTTTGGGATGATTATCGCAAGAGTAAGTAAGGCACTATTCGTAAGCGAAAATGCTGAACACATCTATTCTTATGTTTTGGGTGATGCTGTTCCCCACCTTCATATGCACCTAGTTCCACGTTATCCGAACACACCTAAAGAATATTGGGGACCAAATGCGGTTTACGATTGGGAAGATGCTCCTATGGGCAACAATAACGATGTTAGTAAACTTTGTAACCGCATTAAAACGTATCTAAAGAATACTCCAAATGGGTAA
- a CDS encoding GyrI-like domain-containing protein: protein MSIMKVEKEFKIVGIKGSGEFVNFGNEVPLLAKQLLSRSNEIPNRTETEIALYEPKKDGEHRIGHYLVGLIVSEKLDEVPSGMNYFETKTSYITTRGNISNLGKLHSNLLNWAKEQGYQRDLDSYIVETYHPMGDGEEEVQIYLPILD from the coding sequence ATGTCGATCATGAAAGTTGAAAAAGAATTTAAGATTGTTGGGATAAAAGGTAGTGGGGAGTTTGTTAACTTCGGAAATGAAGTACCCTTGCTTGCAAAACAGCTACTGAGCCGTTCAAACGAAATTCCAAATCGGACAGAAACCGAAATTGCGTTATATGAACCTAAAAAGGATGGGGAGCATAGAATAGGCCATTATTTAGTGGGATTAATTGTGAGTGAGAAATTAGATGAAGTGCCCTCAGGAATGAATTATTTTGAAACAAAAACAAGTTACATAACTACAAGAGGGAATATCTCTAATCTGGGAAAACTTCATTCGAATTTATTGAACTGGGCAAAAGAACAGGGTTATCAAAGAGATCTTGATTCTTATATTGTCGAGACATATCATCCTATGGGGGATGGAGAAGAAGAAGTACAGATATACTTGCCGATTCTAGATTAA
- a CDS encoding PTS transporter subunit IIC, which produces MKPSTKKYLIDRMYKASQGLANAVLVTLGIGLLIESLGTFTGWEGFNQIGKATQLMLAPALGAGIAYQLGGNTLVIFSVMASSTIGAQAVQLTEDGGVTLVTGQPLSAVLAAIIATWVGKRVMGKTKLDMMAIPFSAVFVGGVSGVFLAMITTPFINWLSAQIAASVEGSPIIGPMIISLVWSIFLMSPASSAAIAVALQLDPVSSAAALIGCTVQFAAFTAMSYKQNDVGANIAQSLITPKVQFPNLVKNPRLAIPPFIAAMICAPIATVIFDFKVPYALAGLGLNSLIAPINILAEQGPIVLAIYIAVGIILPIIISLSIYKLISLKGWTKAADLKMELQ; this is translated from the coding sequence ATGAAACCATCAACAAAAAAATATTTGATTGACCGTATGTATAAAGCTTCACAAGGGCTTGCCAATGCAGTCCTCGTTACGCTTGGGATCGGCCTGCTCATTGAATCTTTAGGAACCTTTACTGGCTGGGAAGGGTTCAATCAAATTGGCAAAGCAACACAGCTTATGCTCGCTCCGGCACTTGGCGCGGGAATCGCCTACCAGCTTGGCGGCAATACACTAGTAATTTTCAGCGTGATGGCTTCGAGTACAATAGGTGCCCAAGCCGTCCAACTTACTGAAGACGGCGGGGTAACACTCGTGACCGGGCAGCCGCTCAGTGCTGTATTGGCCGCAATTATCGCTACATGGGTAGGAAAAAGAGTTATGGGAAAAACAAAGCTCGATATGATGGCAATTCCGTTTTCGGCTGTATTTGTAGGGGGCGTCTCTGGAGTATTCCTGGCAATGATCACGACTCCTTTCATTAACTGGCTGAGTGCGCAAATTGCTGCATCGGTTGAAGGGTCGCCGATTATTGGTCCGATGATCATATCGCTTGTTTGGAGCATTTTCCTTATGTCACCAGCATCCTCCGCGGCGATTGCGGTTGCACTTCAGCTTGACCCTGTATCCAGCGCGGCTGCATTGATTGGCTGTACCGTACAGTTTGCAGCATTTACGGCAATGTCGTATAAACAAAACGATGTTGGTGCCAACATTGCCCAATCCTTGATTACACCAAAGGTACAATTCCCTAACCTGGTGAAAAATCCTCGATTGGCGATCCCGCCATTTATTGCGGCTATGATTTGTGCTCCTATTGCTACTGTAATTTTTGATTTTAAAGTACCTTATGCGCTCGCCGGACTCGGTTTGAATTCCTTGATAGCGCCAATTAACATCCTGGCCGAACAAGGTCCAATTGTCCTGGCAATTTATATTGCGGTAGGAATTATCCTGCCAATCATTATTTCACTATCGATCTATAAACTTATCAGCCTAAAAGGATGGACAAAAGCCGCCGACTTGAAGATGGAATTGCAATAG